Within Mercenaria mercenaria strain notata unplaced genomic scaffold, MADL_Memer_1 contig_4875, whole genome shotgun sequence, the genomic segment caacattgTATTCAATGTCTAGCAGCAGTAAATGTACATCGGATTTTAAATTAGCTGCTTATTGCAATTGCATGGAAAATACTAAAAAGACCCAATATTATCTGCTACTGACTATATTGCAACAACTATGCTTTGCTGTAAATAAGCTGGTCATCTCTGGTAATTTTGATTTCACTGAAGATGAAAATCCATCGTGTTTTACATGTCCAAAGTATAGCATAGACATATTTGACTTTTATGACTAACTTTCATGGTGATATTGCCGAATCTTTGAAAGACATTTATTTCAAATGGTGTAGGTAATATTTGTTTGAGTTAAAGATTTTTATGTTACGGAAGGTTctgttttcaaacatttcatgTCAGCATTTTCTCATAATATTATTAGTAAAAATGTataactaaattttattttattttatgatacttGCCAATTATTACTATAATGTATATTGTAAtaaagagtgaaaaaaaaaaacaaaaaaaaaaacaaactggtGTGGCTAAGCTAAAATGGTGTCAGGTTCCAAAGATACGGTAGTTGAACTCAAACATTGTATCCGTTTATGTACTAAAAATACTGTACGAAAGAAGATGAATAACGTCTGTAATTCATTTTAAAGACATCTCTATCAGTAAGACCAACCGTTATCAAATATATAATAACTTAACTGATAATAAATCAGTCAAATAGGTAAAAATGAAGCAAGCAATGTTTaggatatttctttattttctgcaGCTATCGCTGATATTTAGTGACTGTAGGGATTATAGTAGCTATATAGAATGTACTAAACAAAAATCTTGGACGAAAAATTGTCGCTGGTGTCCATTGGACAGAAAATGTCACGCCCATGCATCACTTTTAAATGCATGTAAatctaaaatgaatataaaacaacCAGCAATGTGTTATGAAGAAGGCTATGGATTATATAATCCTGCTACAGCATTTGTCAACACTCTCTTTTCTGCAGCAGCTTATACACATGAACCACAACAATGTCTTGATAGGATTTATCCAGACGTCGGATTTGAAGTCGTTGATATAATTGGAAGACGTTGTGATGACTTTGTGTTTGATTATGGCGAATGTTTTGCTTATACAGCGATTTCTCATACACTGAAAGTAATTCTTTTAGCTTATCGCGGTACCACGTCGACAAAACAGTTAATGGATGAAATTTTGACAGTACTTTTTATACCTAAACAAAAGTTCATCACCGGCGGAAAAGTCCAGAAATATTTCAAGTCTGCTCATGATAAACTTTATTCCTGCTctaaaaaaagtatttcagatATGGTCAGTCAATACCCAGATTATGACGTCGCGATAACAGGACACTCACTTGGAGGTGCTTTAGCGTCATTAGCTTCAGCTCGTCTAGTGAAAGATAATGTTGTAGCTCCGAGCAGAATGTCGCTTTACACATTTGGAATGCCACGTGTTGGAAACAAAGAATATGCTTTCCAGCATGATAAACTTGTAAATAACAGTTGGAGAGTTGTGCATTGCAGAGATATAGTAAGCCATCTTCCCACGTGTAACTTGGTAGCCGGCTGTAGTGTCACGAATGGGCCGTATCACCACAGGACCGAAATATATTACAGTAGCAAGCAAATGGATGTTTTTTTATACTACCGTCAATGTGAAGGAAATGATGATAGACAGTGCAGTAACAGGGCTATAAGAGACGACCCTTGCACCACTGACATGAATATCTGCATAAAGTATCATAAACATTATTTTGGGATTGCAGTTGGAAGTTATTGCAACGAAGGTGGGGGCGTGTACGGTTTTGCTGCTCCGAAATACGTGTCTCAGTTTCGAA encodes:
- the LOC128554253 gene encoding lipase ZK262.3-like, producing the protein MNIKQPAMCYEEGYGLYNPATAFVNTLFSAAAYTHEPQQCLDRIYPDVGFEVVDIIGRRCDDFVFDYGECFAYTAISHTLKVILLAYRGTTSTKQLMDEILTVLFIPKQKFITGGKVQKYFKSAHDKLYSCSKKSISDMVSQYPDYDVAITGHSLGGALASLASARLVKDNVVAPSRMSLYTFGMPRVGNKEYAFQHDKLVNNSWRVVHCRDI